One Prunus dulcis chromosome 7, ALMONDv2, whole genome shotgun sequence DNA segment encodes these proteins:
- the LOC117634990 gene encoding uncharacterized protein LOC117634990, with amino-acid sequence MEGGSPDQGSVGSGTKRSSASSGSRPRNRKEFLYRFVDSGMLTAKLEDWFESISNKSEPKKPAFDVPFELIELQKFDYALEGISFQQVIRMPNAVYASTSDAVEATAYLAIEDFLHAGVKGLWEAFWSQDEPMPFSVACLYDENLKFYQAEKAVADGKLGGLCATGILLTNPRHPHGKWDQILELALLRPDIRNFAMDSDRQLPLSVLGEALFYALRVLLSRSLSRLNYSQSSNSVFILLVDSQYGGVVKVEGDVNKLVFDVNNVYECAAEWIIKHSRIAVSSVDRIWNKLGNANWGDIGTLQVLFATFHCIMQFAGFPKHSVEDLAADHGPRLQARRAERQLGDARVNGNGLFRFQQRSVSPEIVEVKDDSVKIETEQLMKLEVGSVLWLEDSNWQKGYQINQVLNNSEHPYYIASPVEDPQKRLFLYVGSHPSQLEPAWEDMNLWYQVQRQTKILTIMKQKGLSSKYLPQLSASGRIIHPGQCQRPSSGGNCDHPWCGTPILVASPVGETVSQLISEARFGMEEAVRCCHDCLSALSTAASAGIRHGDIRPENMVCVRSAVRQPYFVLIGWGRAILEDRDRPAMNLHFSSTYALQEGKLCSASDAESLVYMLYISCGGVLPDLDSVEGALQWRETSWSRRLIQQKLGDASTVLKAFADYVDSLCGTPYPMDYDIWLRRLRRNINEDDHGKEIDTSG; translated from the exons ATGGAAG GTGGGTCCCCAGACCAGGGATCAGTTGGGTCTGGGACAAAGAGGTCTAGTGCATCATCTGGCAGTAGGCCTCGTAATCGCAAGGAATTTCTTTATAGATTTGTGGACAGTGGCATGCTGACTGCAAAACTTGAGGACTGGTTTGAATCTATATCCAATAAATCAGAACCGAAGAAACCTGCCTTTGATGTGCCTTTTGAATTGATAGAACTTCAAAAGTTTGACTATGCTTTGGAAGGGATTTCATTTCAGCAGGTGATTAGGATGCCCAATGCCGTTTATGCTTCAACATCTGATGCTGTCGAAGCAACTGCTTATCTTGCTATTGAAGATTTTTTGCATGCCGGTGTGAAGGGCTTGTGGGAAGCATTCTGGAGTCAGGATGAGCCAATGCCTTTCTCTGTTGCTTGTCTATACGATGAAAACTTAAAATTCTATCAGGCTGAGAAAGCAGTTGCTGATGGTAAGCTTGGAGGTCTTTGTGCTACTGGTATATTGCTTACAAACCCTAGACATCCCCATGGGAAGTGGGATCAAATTCTTGAACTGGCTCTTTTAAGGCCTGATATCAGAAACTTTGCGATGGATAGTGACAGGCAGCTCCCTCTATCTGTTTTAGGTGAGGCCCTTTTCTATGCTCTACGTGTATTATTATCAAGAAGCTTGAGCAGACTGAACTACTCTCAGAGTTCAAACTcagtttttattcttcttgttGATTCTCAGTATGGTGGGGTAGTAAAGGTTGAAGGAGATGTAAATAAGTTGGTGTTTGATGTCAATAATGTTTATGAATGCGCTGCTGAATGGATTATAAAACATTCTAGGATTGCAGTCTCTTCGGTTGATAGGATCTGGAACAAGCTTGGAAATGCCAACTGGGGAGATATCGGCACTTTACAAGTACTTTTTGCTACCTTCCATTGTATCATGCAATTCGCTGGATTTCCCAAGCATTCAGTAGAGGATTTAGCTGCTGATCATGGTCCTCGTCTCCAAGCAAGAAGGGCTGAGAGGCAGTTGGGGGATGCCCGGGTGAATGGAAATGGTCTATTTCGGTTCCAGCAACGCAGTGTATCCCCTGAAATTGTTGAAGTTAAAGATGATTCTGTCAAAATTGAGACTGAACAGTTAATGAAGCTAGAAGTAGGATCTGTATTATGGTTGGAGGATTCTAACTGGCAAAAAGGTTACCAGATCAATCAAGTCTTGAATAACAGTGAACATCCATATTATATTGCATCTCCAGTTGAAGATCCTCAGAAAAGGCTGTTTCTGTATGTTGGTTCTCATCCTTCCCAGCTGGAGCCTGCGTGGGAGGATATGAATCTGTGGTATCAGGTTCAGAGGCAGACCAAAATTTTGACTATTATGAAACAGAAAGGTCTATCTAGCAAGTATCTACCTCAGTTGAGTGCTTCTGGCAGGATTATTCACCCTGGTCAGTGTCAGCGACCCAGCTCTGGTGGGAACTGTGATCACCCCTGGTGTGGCACCCCCATTCTTGTGGCCAGCCCAGTTGGTGAAACAGTGTCTCAGTTGATAAGTGAGGCCAGATTTGGTATGGAGGAGGCTGTTAGGTGTTGCCATGATTGCTTATCTGCACTTTCGACTGCTGCTTCTGCAGGGATTCGCCATGGAGACATCAGGCCAGAGAACATGGTTTGTGTCAGATCTGCTGTGAGGCAAccttattttgttcttattggTTGGGGACGTGCTATACTTGAAGATAGGGACCGCCCTGCAATGAACCTTCATTTCTCTTCAACTTACGCTCTCCAGGAGGGAAAGCTGTGCTCAGCTTCAGATGCAGAGAGCCTTGTTTATATGCTTTATATTTCCTGTGGTGGAGTTTTACCTGATCTTGATTCAGTTGAGGGGGCACTGCAGTGGAGAGAGACTTCTTGGTCTAGGAGATTGATTCAGCAGAAGTTAGGTGATGCGTCAACTGTGTTGAAAGCATTTGCCGATTATGTTGATAGTCTATGTGGGACACCGTATCCCATGGACTATGATATATGGCTAAGAAGGTTGAGGAGAAATATAAATGAGGATGATCATGGGAAGGAAATTGATACGTCGGGCTaa